Genomic segment of Microscilla marina ATCC 23134:
ATTTAATACCTTCATAACAACAATAATTATTAATCATCTAAACTTGTATTATACAATGAAAAGTAAGCTTTTATTAAGTGCCATGTTCACTTTTGTATTTAGCTTTAGTGCCTGGGCACAACAAACAAATACAACTACAACCAAAAGCAGTGTGACTGTTAACAGCAGTAGTTTGAATGCTGTAAAGCAGATCAATGATCATTCTGTAAATAATGCCCGTAAGTCTACCAAGGCATTGAGCAATAAAAATTCCGTTGTGATTTTTCCCAACCCGGCTCGTCACACTTTAAGTGTGCGGTCTTCGGGAGGCAAAGAAACGTTTGATCGTACCATGATTTTTACTACTTATGGTAAATTGATCAAGAGTGCAGGGAAAGGAAGTACCAAAATCGATATTAGAAGTTTACCCGCAGGTACTTACTTTGTAAGAGTACAGAGCAACGGCAACACCATCACGAAAAAACTAATTAAAGAATAAAACAGAGTAGTAACAGACAAATCAATAAAGCGAAAAGGTCACTCATTATTTGGGTGGCCTTTTTTAGGTATGTTGAGAAAGTAAGCGACCGATTTAGAGGGGGAGAGGTCTTCTTTTGAGCTAAGGTATTTTTGGTCGAAGTGAGCATTCGGCACAGTAAACAGAGTTCATTTTTTAAATTTCGATACCTGTCAGAACCTGGACTGTAGTAGCCTGTTGCAGGGGACAGTCTTTAGAGAAGTACGCCTGCCAGAGGGGTGAACTGCGCAACGCTTGAGCTTCGTGCTGTGCTTAGTTGAGTTTTGTAGGTTTACTTAAAAAATCAGATTTCTTTCTTGAGACCAGCCACAATATACTGCACCATACGGTTAATTTGATCAATCAAAGGAATCATTTTGTTCTGGCTGGCATTGTTTAACGAAAGCTCTCTTACCTCGGTCAGGGCGCCAAGTAGCTTTTCGGTGCCAAACAACACGCTTGACGACTTAAGGTTGTGTACAACTACCTTCA
This window contains:
- a CDS encoding T9SS type A sorting domain-containing protein; this encodes MKSKLLLSAMFTFVFSFSAWAQQTNTTTTKSSVTVNSSSLNAVKQINDHSVNNARKSTKALSNKNSVVIFPNPARHTLSVRSSGGKETFDRTMIFTTYGKLIKSAGKGSTKIDIRSLPAGTYFVRVQSNGNTITKKLIKE